In one window of Maribacter sp. BPC-D8 DNA:
- a CDS encoding peptidylprolyl isomerase: MNLKFSKTKNSIYIGAVLLFSGIATAQDSIPSVSVDEAEPMEAIAEAAPVKKDSSINFNRIKLDGIAAVVGDYVILDSDIEKTLIDLKSQGASTDDITHCGLLGKLMEDRLYANQAVQDSILVSDDEVNATGDRQLQSLVQQIGSMDKVLKYYKKTDETSFREELYKINKLRMLSERMQQDIIKEIEITPEEVRQFFNKIPEDERPVFGAELEIAQITKEPEPSEEEKQRVIDKLNQIKADVDDNDSSFSVKAILYSQDPGSKSKGGFYSITKDTGFDKKFKDVAFSLREGEVSEPFESAFGYHIIYIEKIRGQELDLRHILVIPEISQNVLDEAKAELDSIRKKIINEEFTFAEAALNFSDEKETKFDGGLLRNPVNFDSKFELTKMDPTLYNQVQNLKDNEITYPVLEEDPRGGAPKYKILKITNRYDEHVADFSKDYTKIQELALTEKKYNAIKKWMDKHIEDTYISVNDENKDCEFANKWVKE; the protein is encoded by the coding sequence ATGAATTTGAAGTTTTCGAAAACAAAAAATAGTATTTACATAGGCGCAGTTTTACTGTTCTCAGGTATTGCAACAGCGCAAGACTCTATACCAAGTGTTTCAGTCGATGAGGCTGAGCCAATGGAAGCTATCGCAGAAGCGGCACCTGTAAAGAAAGACTCTTCAATTAATTTTAATAGAATTAAACTAGATGGTATTGCCGCAGTTGTTGGTGATTATGTAATCTTAGATTCTGATATTGAAAAAACACTTATTGATCTTAAAAGTCAAGGTGCATCTACAGATGATATTACCCATTGCGGACTTTTAGGTAAGTTGATGGAAGATCGTTTGTACGCTAACCAGGCTGTTCAAGATAGTATTTTGGTTTCAGATGATGAAGTAAACGCTACTGGTGATCGTCAATTACAGTCTTTAGTACAACAAATTGGTTCTATGGACAAGGTGTTGAAGTACTACAAGAAAACTGACGAAACTAGTTTTAGAGAAGAACTTTATAAGATTAACAAGTTACGTATGCTGTCTGAGCGTATGCAGCAAGATATTATTAAAGAGATTGAAATTACACCTGAAGAGGTTCGTCAGTTCTTTAACAAGATTCCTGAAGATGAGCGTCCGGTATTTGGTGCTGAGTTAGAAATTGCACAAATTACTAAAGAGCCAGAACCATCTGAAGAAGAAAAGCAAAGGGTTATAGATAAGTTGAATCAGATTAAAGCAGATGTTGATGATAACGATTCTAGCTTTAGTGTAAAAGCTATTTTGTATTCTCAAGATCCTGGTTCAAAGTCAAAAGGTGGTTTCTACAGTATTACGAAAGACACCGGTTTTGATAAGAAATTTAAAGATGTCGCTTTTAGTTTAAGAGAAGGTGAAGTTTCTGAGCCGTTTGAAAGTGCTTTTGGTTACCATATCATTTACATTGAAAAGATTAGAGGGCAAGAGCTAGATTTAAGACACATTTTGGTTATACCAGAAATATCTCAAAATGTATTGGATGAAGCGAAAGCGGAGTTAGATAGTATTCGTAAGAAAATTATTAATGAAGAATTTACGTTTGCAGAGGCTGCTTTAAATTTCTCTGATGAAAAGGAAACGAAGTTTGATGGTGGTTTACTACGTAATCCGGTAAACTTTGATTCTAAATTTGAATTGACTAAAATGGATCCTACGTTATACAACCAAGTACAGAACTTGAAGGATAATGAAATAACATATCCTGTATTAGAAGAAGATCCAAGAGGTGGTGCACCGAAATATAAAATTTTGAAGATTACCAACAGGTACGATGAGCATGTTGCCGATTTCTCTAAAGATTATACGAAGATTCAAGAATTAGCGCTTACTGAAAAGAAATACAACGCCATTAAAAAATGGATGGATAAGCATATTGAAGATACCTATATTAGTGTAAACGATGAGAACAAAGATTGTGAGTTCGCTAATAAGTGGGTAAAAGAATAA
- a CDS encoding AAA family ATPase, with protein MSDVAAIERLVVKHAELKKEIAKIIVGQDEVIEQILLSIYTGGHSLLIGVPGLAKTLMVNTIAQAIGLDFKRIQFTPDLMPSDILGSEVLDQNRNFKFIKGPIFSNIVLADEINRTPPKTQAALLEAMQERAVTIAGHQHKLDLPYFVLATQNPIEQEGTYPLPEAQLDRFMFAIELKYPSIAEEIQVVKNTTADRKQVVNPLFNSEDIIAIQDLVRRIPVADNVVEYAVKLVNSTRPNLDSASNYVKQYLDWGAGPRASQNLILGAKANAAIHGKFSPDIEDVHAVVKGILRHRIIKNYKAEAEGISEEDIINNLL; from the coding sequence ATGTCAGACGTTGCAGCAATAGAACGCCTAGTAGTAAAACATGCTGAGCTTAAAAAGGAAATAGCCAAGATCATTGTAGGTCAAGATGAGGTTATTGAACAGATACTGCTTTCTATTTACACAGGTGGTCACTCATTGTTGATTGGCGTGCCAGGCTTGGCAAAAACTTTAATGGTAAATACCATTGCCCAAGCAATTGGTCTTGACTTTAAAAGAATACAATTTACACCAGATTTAATGCCAAGTGATATTCTTGGTAGCGAAGTATTAGACCAGAACAGAAACTTTAAGTTTATAAAAGGTCCGATATTTTCAAATATTGTTTTGGCAGATGAGATCAATAGAACTCCGCCAAAAACTCAAGCAGCACTTTTAGAAGCGATGCAAGAGCGCGCTGTAACCATTGCTGGTCATCAGCATAAATTAGATTTACCATACTTTGTATTGGCGACACAAAATCCAATTGAGCAGGAGGGAACCTACCCTTTGCCTGAAGCTCAGTTAGACCGTTTTATGTTCGCTATAGAATTAAAATACCCATCTATAGCCGAAGAAATTCAAGTGGTTAAAAATACTACTGCCGATAGAAAGCAAGTGGTGAACCCGCTATTCAATTCAGAAGATATTATTGCTATTCAAGACTTGGTACGTAGAATACCAGTTGCAGATAATGTTGTAGAGTATGCGGTAAAATTGGTAAATAGTACAAGACCTAACTTAGACTCAGCTTCAAATTACGTAAAACAGTATTTAGATTGGGGAGCAGGACCAAGAGCATCTCAGAACCTTATTTTGGGTGCAAAGGCAAATGCCGCTATTCATGGTAAGTTCTCTCCAGATATAGAAGATGTACATGCCGTTGTTAAAGGTATACTGCGTCATCGTATCATTAAAAACTACAAAGCAGAGGCTGAAGGTATAAGTGAAGAGGATATTATAAATAATCTACTTTAA
- a CDS encoding peptidyl-prolyl cis-trans isomerase — translation MFLLRKFYPIVTIGLISIVFVSCDGLFKKDEEKKVIARVGESFLYQDDLAPLLTENMTKGDSASFAINYINNWASKQLLLSKAKINLSEEKLAEYNALVDDYRTELYTSVYKEALVAQATDSVITDEQLNTFYENAKENFKLKERIARIRFVALPKGFLDQDEVGKRLKRFKKDDIRYLDSIGVQFTKLNFNDSIWVRYNRIFEEIPPITADNASKYLKNSQFFELEDSIGVYLGKIEETKDVNDIAPLSFIKPTIEQVLLSRRKMDYLRKLETELLDEAIKDNEFEVFENKK, via the coding sequence ATGTTTTTACTACGCAAATTTTATCCTATTGTAACGATAGGGCTAATTTCTATTGTCTTCGTTTCATGCGACGGTCTTTTTAAGAAAGATGAAGAGAAGAAGGTCATTGCTAGAGTGGGGGAGTCTTTTTTGTATCAAGATGACCTAGCTCCGTTATTAACTGAAAATATGACCAAAGGCGATAGTGCTTCTTTTGCTATCAACTATATAAATAATTGGGCTTCTAAGCAATTGTTGTTATCTAAGGCTAAGATTAATTTATCTGAAGAAAAACTAGCGGAATATAATGCGCTGGTAGATGATTATAGAACTGAATTGTACACGAGTGTCTATAAAGAGGCTTTGGTAGCACAGGCTACAGATTCGGTTATTACTGATGAACAGTTAAATACGTTCTACGAAAATGCCAAAGAGAATTTTAAACTGAAAGAAAGAATTGCAAGAATACGTTTTGTGGCTCTGCCAAAAGGTTTTTTAGATCAAGATGAGGTCGGTAAGCGATTAAAAAGATTTAAAAAAGATGACATTCGATATTTAGATTCTATTGGCGTTCAGTTTACTAAATTGAATTTTAATGATTCTATTTGGGTACGTTACAATAGAATATTCGAAGAAATACCTCCGATAACGGCAGACAATGCCAGTAAGTACTTAAAAAATTCACAATTTTTTGAATTGGAGGATTCAATCGGGGTATATTTGGGAAAAATAGAGGAAACTAAAGATGTTAACGACATTGCACCTTTGTCCTTTATTAAGCCTACAATTGAACAAGTATTATTAAGTCGTAGAAAAATGGACTACCTACGCAAATTAGAAACTGAATTACTAGATGAAGCAATCAAGGATAATGAATTTGAAGTTTTCGAAAACAAAAAATAG
- a CDS encoding serine hydrolase — MKQFLLFICCVLLSSCAQEKQNLNFLEVALSSDDSRIKRVMDSIEDYQVQIRYTQIDRRNDSVIFTDYDFQVNDSMYFYPASTVKFPTAVLALEKLNQIDSLTINTKYYIEGDTIESTVANDISEIFAVSDNLANNRLVEFLGFEAINKSLNNKGITPVRLSHRLGYHSDDLRTKPLIIYLNDSTTGITKSILNKTPEKLELLDIEKGIGYYEDDELIEEPFDFSQKNYYPIQSQHNLLKRVVFPENFDASERFDINSEQRALLLKAMHTVPQKVGYDPTTYYDGYCKFFMYGDTKKDIPEHIEIYNKVGFAYGTLTDCAYIKDTEKNIDFLLTATILVNKDGIFNDDAYEYDEIGIPFLAQLGREIYQQEVNRKQH, encoded by the coding sequence ATGAAGCAGTTTCTTCTTTTCATATGTTGTGTTCTTTTATCTTCTTGCGCTCAAGAAAAGCAGAATTTAAATTTTCTTGAAGTAGCCCTTTCTTCTGATGACTCTAGAATTAAAAGAGTTATGGACAGCATTGAAGACTATCAAGTTCAAATTAGATACACACAAATTGACAGAAGAAATGATAGCGTCATTTTTACCGACTATGATTTTCAGGTAAACGATAGCATGTATTTTTATCCTGCGAGCACAGTTAAATTCCCAACTGCAGTGTTAGCTTTAGAAAAGCTCAACCAAATAGACAGCTTAACAATAAACACCAAATATTACATAGAAGGTGATACTATTGAAAGTACTGTAGCAAATGACATCTCTGAAATTTTTGCGGTAAGCGATAATTTAGCAAATAATAGATTGGTCGAGTTCTTAGGGTTCGAAGCCATCAATAAGAGTTTAAATAACAAAGGAATAACACCTGTTAGACTTAGCCATAGATTGGGATATCATTCAGATGATTTAAGAACCAAACCCCTAATTATTTATTTAAACGACTCAACAACGGGCATCACGAAGTCTATACTAAATAAAACCCCTGAGAAGCTAGAACTATTAGACATTGAAAAAGGAATAGGTTATTATGAAGACGATGAGCTAATTGAAGAACCATTCGATTTTAGTCAAAAAAACTACTATCCTATTCAATCACAACATAACCTATTAAAGCGAGTAGTATTCCCAGAGAATTTCGATGCATCAGAACGTTTTGATATTAATTCTGAACAACGAGCTCTTCTACTAAAAGCAATGCATACCGTACCTCAAAAGGTTGGTTATGATCCAACAACATATTATGATGGCTATTGTAAATTTTTCATGTATGGCGATACTAAGAAAGATATACCCGAGCATATTGAAATTTATAATAAAGTAGGATTTGCTTACGGTACGCTAACGGACTGCGCATATATAAAGGACACAGAAAAGAATATAGACTTTCTTTTAACTGCAACAATTTTAGTAAACAAAGATGGTATCTTTAATGACGACGCTTATGAGTATGACGAAATCGGAATTCCGTTTTTAGCGCAATTAGGTCGCGAGATATACCAACAAGAAGTGAATCGAAAACAACATTAG